DNA from Triticum aestivum cultivar Chinese Spring chromosome 7D, IWGSC CS RefSeq v2.1, whole genome shotgun sequence:
ATCTGAACACATGAAATTTTGACCGCAGTGGTAGATTATTAACATCAGGATCACAACTAGAACGGATGCTATCAAAATTCCCATGTTTTGATGCTTAAGTGTGGACCATTTTGGACCTAGTGCGGTGTAGATGCAGCCATGGCGGAGCCACACATGTTATGTGCACGCGGTCGCGGCGGCGAGTTTCTCCGGCGGCAGTGAGTGCAGGTAGTGCTATTTCGGGTTCTTCACCCGCAGCTGCCAGCCTCTTCTTCCCATGATTCCCTCCCCACATGTTGTTAACGATGTCGATGGTTTAACTGTCATTCTTGTCCGCCGCTCAAATCTCATCAATCTATTAAATATTTCAGTGAAATCATGTGCCATTGCCGCTGAAATAAGATGAGCTCATATGTGAACGTCACTAGCAAGCAGAGGTAGGTGGCGAGGAGACCATTAACCGACCATTAGTTGCAGAGATGATTGAGAAGTTGTACGGGCAGTTGGGTGGGCAATAGATGCTCTACAGGCAGACTCCCCCCTGGCTGCACGATTTCCTGGGATCCATCACATTACATGTTGTATGGACCATTAGTTGGCGTGTGATCCCCTCACCACAGGTTGCTTCTACTATCGATGCTGATGGTTTAACTGTTTTGCTAGTCTGCCACTCGACTCTACCTACCAAGTGGTCAGTGGAATCATTGTGTCTTCGCACCCCGCCATTGCCGCAGAAATAAGATTGTATTATATGTGACATCATCAGTAGATCTAGGAGGAGACCATTAACCATAGTTGTGGAGATAACTGATAAGCCGCAAGGGCAATTGGATTGGCAATAGATGATCTACATACAGCTCCCCTGGCCTGTACCATTTCCTGGGCCACGCCTGAAATCAAGTGAGCGTTTGATGTTTCCCATATACAGTTTCAGAATCCCTGTCACGCGGGCCCTGAATCCATGAAATTTTGACCCCGTATACAATTTATTTTGCAATCCTTGTGATTTGTTGTTTTCAACTGGATCATAACTATGGgctattacatgggatgttgctGTCGTTTAACTGTCTTCTAGTCATGTGTCATGGCCGCCTAAATATAGGATGAGCTCATATGTGAACGTCACTAACTGAGCTAGGAGGCGAGGGAACCATTGTCCATTAATTTCAGAGATGATTGAGAAGCTGAAAGGACAGTTTGATGGACAAAATAGATGCTCTATGGAGCCCCCTGGCTCTACCATTTTCATTAGGTGTGGACCATATTGGCTGTCTCTGCTTGCTGTTCTCATGCATCTACTAACATGGGATGTATACTGGCTGGTCCTGTCGAAATGGCAGTTGGATGGACAATATATGGGAGACCATTAATTGCAGAGATGATTGAGAAGCCGAAATTGCAGTTGGTGGACAATAGATGCTCTACATACAGGTTCACCTGGCTGTACCATTTCATGGGCCATGCATAAGATCAAGCGAGCATTTGCTGTTCCCCTCCATATACTGTTTAGGAATGCTTATCAAGCAAGACCTGAACCCATGAAATTTTCACAACAGGGGTTGGTGGTTAAGATGCAGTTGGAGAGGATTTATCAAAATCTCCCGTGTTTTCATGCTTGACTGGACCATTTGGGACCCTTATCTACCATGGATACTGTGGCTGGACCTGGCTCTCTTACCTAACGTCGTTACTGTCCGGACCCATGCCGAGTGTCCAAGTCAAGTCTACTCCGTTTGGTCTAGATCTAAATTTGGAAGCCTTTAAAGGCGGATCGACAGTCTGATGGTCTTCATGCGCTTCAGTCTTCTACTTGGGCAATACATCTTTTCTGAGGAGCTCGCAAGTGCATCACTATGAATTGTCCAGGTTAGTGCTCCAGCTCTTCACTGTTACAGTTTGTATGCCTCCTTTTGATTAAGTTCTAACTTTGTGCGTTCAGAACCGAGAAGTATATGAAGTATGATTTTTATATTTGGTATTAATCAAAACAAATGCACAACAAGTAGCTAGCTTATTTTCGAACGGATCATGACTAAGGATTATTACATGGTCACATTGATTCGATGTTTTATCAGAACTAACACGGTTCCCGCTGTAGATGACTACACTTATTAtagtaaatactccctccgttccaatatAAATGTCgtgattttagttcaaatttgaactaaaaccacgacacttattttgcaATGGAGGAAGAATCAAAGTTAACATGAAGACGAGATGATTGAGTGGCTGACAATGACATGTAGATAACTCACATCATAGTATCAATCTAAAAGGTCTGTAGTTGTTCTTTCTTTCTAAAACAGCGTTTGTGTGATCAGAAATGGCTAACTCACATGATGAACCGGAGAAGAAGCTACAAGATTCAAATGGAACACCGATGTGTGACTTACGTGATGAACTGGAGAAGAAGCTACAAGATTCAAATGGAACACCGATGTGTCTTCGTCTAGAATTTTTGAAAGCCATCACATGTAATTTTTCCACTGAATCAGAACTTGGCAGAGGTGGGTATGGAGTGGTTTACAAGGTATTCCATTTTCTTTACCCAAATTTTCAATTGTTAGTAATGGTAATTAATGAAAGATACATGTACATAGTATGACAAGAGGTGTAACTTAAACCACAGGGAGTTCTTCAGAGTGGGAAAATCATTGCCGTGAAGAAGCTTTTTGAAATACATCTACTCGACGATAAAACGTTCCAGAATGAAGTCACTTATCTTATGGAGACCAGGCACCAAAATATTGTACAATTTATTGGTTACTGTGCTGAATCAACTTTCGAATTGATGAAACAACCTAATGGGAACTTTATTTGGGCTGAAATACCAAAAAGGTTGCTCTGCTTCGAGTATGTATGCAACAAAAGCCTTGACAAGTATATTTCCGGTATGATTACAAAACATTATACATAgtttatatattttattttttctgTTGTTAAGTTTACTCAAAACATCATTCAAGCTATATTTGATCAGCTACGACTAGTCTAAATGGATAACTACATATCACCGTGTCAATAGAAACTATCCTACATATCATTTACCACAGTCGCAGAAAAGGATGACTATTATAAATGGCAAATAAAATAAATGCATATGAGAAAATGATTGTTAGAAAACAATAATGTCACAAAAACAAAGTTGAATAGTACCAAAAGTGTAATCACTGAATGTGTATAGAATTTTCTCTCTTCTACCTAACATTTTGTTATCAATTTATGCAGATGAATCTTCGGGCCTTGAATGGAATATCAGATACAAGCTAATCAAGGGAATTTGCAGCGGTCTGCAGTTCCTTCATGACAAATGCCGTATCGTTCATCTGGATCTTAAGCCTGAAAATATATTGATGGACTCTATGATGATGCCGAAAATCACAGATTTCGGTTTGTCGAGGATCTTTGGTGAGCAGCAAACACGAATTGTCACTGCTAAACCTGCAGGAACACGGTGACCCCTATTGCTCTTACACCTCTGTAGTTCTTATTTTCTTCATGTAGTTCGCATTTCTTTATTTACATTTGCAGTGCCCAGTGCTTCTTACTTTTAATTATGTTGCAGTGGATATATGGCACCAGAATACTTACTTCAAGGTGTAGTCTCAAGCAAGGCAGATATCTTCAGTCTGGGTGTCATAGTTATAGAGATTATCACAGGCCGTAGAGACTATCCACTTTTCCAGCAAGACAGTCCCCACAGTACTGCTACATCTTGTCAGCATTTCGTAGAGAAAGTAAGATGAACTATTCTAACCTTTGCATCTATATCATCATTTTAGCTCACCGTTGCAAACTTGTAGGTACTTACAAGTTGGAGAAAGAAATTCAAATCCGCATCGAAGTATATATCAATGGAAAAATATAGCCAACAAGTAGAACTATGCATCGTTATAGCCCTAGCATGTGTGGACCCTGTTATGGAGAAAAGACCTACAGCAAAGGATATAGTCCAAGTGCTCAATGCAGCTGACCAGGTATGGTCAGCATTGCATATGATGTGCTAACTTAATTATTATGAAAGCTAGCTATTAGATGAACTAGCTAATTGACCGTGTGTTGCAACGGAGGCAATACATATTCTAGTGGTTAAACACCAATTGTGTTCAACATATACGTTACATCCATCATATTCAAGATTTTATTAAGATTTTATTTGATTTGAGAGTGGGTAGGGAAAGACAAAAAAGTTTTGGTTTAGTTGAGGTTTGGTAAGATCTGATTTGGTTGGGTATGGGTAGGGGAAGGCAAGGAAATTTTGATTTAATTGAGGTTTTGGTaagattttattttatttgattgagttaatgcaggacatgattttggtaagatttgattgagttaatgtaGAACATGGTCTCCAGTAGGACAAGTAAAGGAAAACACCGATTTGGTTTAGATTATTCCTAACAAGGGGGAGGGGGGATGCAACAACATTTGGTGATGTACTAACACCAGCTTGCCTTTAATAATAGAGATAATTTGCACTACAACGGTCCTTGTATACCCACATAAATTGACTTATGTTTCCTATTCtttcttttcttcatttttatAAATGTGTCCTAGATTTATGAATATCAAATCAGCAAGAACTTACACATGTGATTCTTAATTTTATTATTGTAAGTCTAACTACTTCTGTCAGCATAGATGGAAGCCCGCGAAGAGTTGCCTTTTGAAATGCAGTGCAAGGACAGGTTGCTGGTTCTACACACTACTATAAGCAAGGAACTGATACCACACAGTAACAGTGAAGACATGTTCGGCAAAGAGACTGATGGTAAAGTGGGGGACGTGAAAAAACAACAGGAGGGTTGGTCACCGACAACACCCTTGTCAGAGTCAAGCACATGCACTCAGAATCACAAACAGGCAGTGAAGGAGTCTAGTACGCCAGAACAAGCAAATGAGAAAACCAATGAGGTGAGCTAACTAAAAATACTAACTTGCAAAGATATGTCTATTTGAGTAGGGGTCACCCCAAATGATCTTTGGTTATAGTTGAGTGCCGGATAATTAATAAACATTATGATTAAGTTGGTTCTTCTAAATATAGTTTACATTATACTAGTCCCACTGTATGTGGATCCGACTGACTTATgcttcttttcctttaaaaaaaCCATGTATGAAATCATCAAGAAGAAACTTTGCCCGGTGAGCCTTCATTTTGTTTGTTGACAAGTCTTATCAGTTGTGCCTGTGTGCATGGTTGTGTGTAGATGGAGGCCCATGAAGAGTTGACATCCAATACGCTGTACACGGACAAGCTGCTGGTACAAAACACTGCATGCAAAGATCTCACACCCCTGAGTGTCACAGAAGATATGTTCAACTACAGGATAGATGGCAAAGTGGTGGATGAGACTACTTGTGAGGGTTTTTCACCAGCGCCTTTATTGGAGTTGAGTACAAACAATCAGAATTATcaagaagaagagaaggaatctAGCAAGCCACAAGTAGCTAGTGGTACAACACCTAAGGTGAGATCACTAATTATTTAAGAATACTAACTTGCAAAGGGTATTCTACTTGATTCTAGGCACCCTCAGTTATTTGTGCATCTAGCAAGTTGTGGTATTCATGGATGTATCCTTGTTTCCATCAATTTTTGGTATGTTTAGGGTGGTCTACCCACGTGTTTGTGCGTGCGCGGTGGTTGTGGTGTGCAAAGTTTGGATTTCGCccgaaattttcaaatttcaggcGAAACACACCCATTTCGTTCAGGGCCGGTAAGAATATTTACTGCGACAAAACCTTCTGAATTTCAGGAAATTAGGTTAAATATTCAAATTTAGGTTGCATTGTCGCATTTCGTccaaaaattcaaattttgttctttgcttttcatccgaGATTTGACCGAAATTTTTCGAGATGGGCGATATTTGCACATTTTGGTGAGGGCCGGCAAAAAACAAAATCCGAAAGCCAAATCTCTTGTGGTGTGTGCACACATATTCATTTTTCTTGTAATAATCATTAAATAATCAACCTGTAATTTATAAGTAAATTACTTGTGAGGAAGAGCAATTACCTCAAGAATTAATCATGTATGGATAGTAACTTCTTTGGATATTAACCACACAAGTTCTATTGCAGATAATTGCAATCTGTAGCAAACTTCTCGATGTCCACCCACCCGAGCTCAACTTCCCCGTCGAACCCAACAAGTTGGTCACATGTTCACTGCATCTAACTAACAGAAATAATAATCAAGTGGTGTTTAGGCTTATGGAGAAGAGATATAACTGGATGTGCTTTCTGAAGCTGCCACTATATGGCATTGTGCCCCCGAGGTCAACTTACACTCTTGTTGTGACAACTGATAAAAGGGGAAGCTTGCCAACAGAAAGAGAGGTTGATTTAATACTGCAGACTGTTATAAGTAATGAGTATATCACGCCTTATAAAAGAGGACATGAGTGGGACAATTATTTTGAGAAAGCTAAAAAGGTTGAGAAAGTGGTGCATACGGTCCCCTTGAAAGCTATTTATTCTCAGAAGGGGAAGATGTCTTGTGAGGTGAGTTTGTTCCAGTAAGCAAAACATATTCTATCAACTTAGAGATACAAGTGAAGCATATGGGATCGTCCATTTCAACCATTTTCATCTGCACCTCACTCCACTTATAACCTATAGCCTACAAATTACACTAACATTTTGCTAAGATCACATATATTTGACTATGAGAAATTTTTAGGATTAATGATGTGCAATTCTATGTGACAGAGATTTATGAAAAATTCAGAAAACTGAGAATTAGGAAAACTGTCAAGTGTTTCTGTTATTGAGGAGTCAAATTCATATTGGCCAAAATAAAAGAGATCTTagaacatttctataacatttgaaTGAAAAAACCAATAGATATGTATTATGTTATTCGCCCGAGCCGTGTCAAATTAAGAATATCTTAAATATAAACATGTTACACCAGTGCATGTAGATCAAACTGTCTTGTGCTTCTTTTCCTTAATGAAAAGATGAAGATTCATGCAACTTAAAGAATTAACTTAATTATGTTATTAGTAATTTTGTTGTTGAAAGTCTTTCCATTTGTATGTACTTGTATATAGGTGGAAGCCTGTGAAGAGTTGCCATTGGATATGCAGTGCACGGACAAGTTGGTTGTAAATACTTTGAGCAACGATCTTGCACCCCATAGTGAATTGGTGGATGAGGTGAAATCTGATAGGGGTTTGTCACCAACACACTTGTGGGAGTCAAGCATACACAATCAAAATTGTCTAGAGGGGGCACAATCAGCACATGACATAACCACTGAGATTGAGGTGAGATCGCTAACTAAGAATACTGTCTTGCAAAGCTATGTCCAATTGATTACCAGCAGCCAGCACAAATTGAACTTGTGTGTACTGAATAATTGTTCAAGTAACATTTACAATATGGCAGCAACTTAAGCAATTCATATGTTGGAATGCACAACTACATGAGCTCTTTTCCTTTTTAAATTATACCAAGTCCTACTGTATGTGGATTGGAGCGTGACTTATGTAtgctcttttcctttttttttttaattttttccatGTATCAAATCATCACGAAGAAACTTTACCCGGCGAAACTTCATTTGGTTTGTTGACAAGTCTCATCAGTTGTCtacgtacatgtgtgtgtgtgtgtagatgGAAGCCCCTGAAGAGTTGCCGTCGGATATGCAGTACACGGACAAGTTGCTGGTACTAAACACTACTAAATGCAAGGATCTAACAATGCCGAGTGTCACGGAAGACTTGTTCAAGAACGAGATAGATGGCAAAGTGGTGGATGAGACTTCATCCCAACTGTCACGGAAAACTTGTTCAAGGACGCATTTATTGGAATCGAGCACAGTCAGTCAGAATTATCAAGAGGAAGTGAAGGCCACCAGTGAGCCACAACTAGCTAGTGACACAACAGCTGAGGTGAGATCACTAATTATTTAATAGGGAAAAGTATATTTTCGTCTCTCAAGTTTACTGAAGGTCGATATCTGGTCCCTCAACATTTTTTGAGCTACATTTGGCTCCTCAAGTCTCAAAACCGGCACAATTATTCCATAACCAAATTAGGGAGCAAAACCGGCCACGTGTCCCTGATTTTCTCTCTCCTCCTGCTGCACCACATACCTGCGCCTACAGCTGAGGAAAACCGATCGCCTACATGCGCCACCGCCGGCACCATACCCCCACCAAACCATCCATTTGTGCCGCTGGCCGCGCTCCTTTCGCCAGTGGCAGATCCGCCGTGGTGGTGAGCCGACACCAGCACGCCTCAGATTTGTCTGCGCAGGTGGCCATGCTGGTCGGCGCCGACGAACCTAGAGAGGGCCGCATCACAGCCCCTCCCTTTGATATGCAACACTGCCGGTGACAGAGGAGAGAGCCGCCGCCCATCCCCTCCCCTCGACGACGCTGACGAGGCTCCAACTGGCGCGAACTCACTGTGTCACCCTCACCTCCCCCTCTGTGTACTACATCGACAAGAACCCGTCGTTATGCATGTGGAGTTCATTTCATGGATGCATGTCGTTCGGCTCCATCGCCCGTGTCTCCTTTTGCAGAATTGTTGTGCTGAGGCCGATGTAGATGTCCGAGGTGGTCGAGGGCCATTATAATAGCGGTGCTATTCCCGTGGGCCGTGAGAGTGTTGGAGACATTGAAGATCCCCAACGGCTTCGCCGACAAGGTGGCGGCGGTGGGCGGGGGCAGCCTCATCATGTCATTATGGAAGAGAGAGAAAACCGCTTCCACATGTCCAATTTTCTACTCAAATCTGATTTTGGGCAAAACTTGCCTGGTTTTGAGACTTGAGGGACCGATTGTCGCGCGAAAATTCTTGACGAGcccaatgtagaattttggcaaaCTTGAGGGATGAAAAATATACTTTTATCAAATAAAAATACTAACTTGTAAAGGTATTCCATTTTATTCTATGCACCTTCTGCAATTTGTGTCATTCATAATGTATCCTAGTTTCCCTCAGTTCTTGGTATGTTTAGGGTGTTTGTGCGTGTGTGCGGGTGTAGTGTATACAAGCATATCCATTTTTCTTataatttaaaaaaaacaaatCAACTTGCAGTTGAAGAAAAATCAAGTAAGTTACTTGTAAGGAAAAGCAATTACCTCAAGAATTAAACATGCATGAATAGGAACTTCATCCGATGTTAACCACACAAGTTCTATATAATTGAAAATATTTTAAATACAAACTTAATACACTATAGCAGTCGTGGTGCATGTAGATCAAACTGTCTTATATGCTTTTTCTTAATGAAAAGATCAAGATTCATGAAATGTGAAATCAACAAGAATAAATTTAATTAAGTGATTTTATTTAAAGTCTCTCCATTTATGTTTTTTTTTGTATATAGGTGGAAGCCTGTGAAGAGTTTCCATTGGATAGGCAGTGCACAAACAAGTTGGTTGTAAGTACTGCGAGCAAGGATCTCGCACCCCATAGTGTGACTGAAGACCTGTTCATCAACAAGACAGATGGTAAATTGGTGGGTGAGGTGACGTCCGATGAGGTTTTGTCAGACCTACAATGGGGGCAAGCAGGGGTGGTGGGCGCCCCGGGTCTCCGGCGGTGGGTCAGGGTATGTCCTCTGCCCAACAACCAGCAGGTGCAGCGGCATCAAGCACCATCGTCGCCGGTTGCCCCGGTGATTTTGTGTGAATCAAACATAGGCAATGGAAATTATCCAGAGGGGGCAAAGGATTCTAATGAGACACACTCGGCACATGACACAACCACTGAGACTGAGGTGAGATGCTAATAAGACTTGTCTGTTCTAAATAACGTTGCAATAACAGTAACAATATGGCAGCAAATTAAGCAAGTCGAATGTCAGAATGGGCAACTACATGATCTCTTTTCTTACAGGTAATCCCAGGCTCCAGCACCATTCTTGACGTCTGCCCACTTGAGCTCCACTTTAGCTTCCAACCCAACAAGTTGATCCCATGCTCACTCGAACTAACAAACAACACAGTTGAAAATTTGGTATTTGTGCTCAAGGAGAAGAGCGATAACAAGTCATCTTTCTTATGTCTGCCCTTGTATGGAATTGTTGCCCCGAGGTCCACTTACACTCTCGTTGTGACAATCAATAAACACAAAAACCTACCAGAAGAAAGAACCATAGATTTAATCCTGCAGAGCAGTACAATTGGTGATGATTCATTATGTAGTGATGCCAAATACATTTGCAAAGAACGTTTTAAGGACGTCAACGAGTTAGGGAATACGGTGCACAAGGTGTCATTGAAAGCTGTTTGTGCCTCACAAGGAGAGACGACATTCGAGGTCAGTTTTTTCAAGTAAACACTTATTTTCTGCTCAGTTGGGATAAGTGAAGTATGGATTACTAGGGGTGTTCAACCTTGTTTGGCTGAAACTGTGCATACCATGTGATGTAATGCACTAGAAAGGTTGGAATTTTTACTGCTGTGAGTCTATGTCTTATCGCCTCATCTATGCTGCCAGTCGCCAGACTACCAAAACTGATCGGTATTTAGGATGCTACAGAACATGGTCTCTTACATTCTGTTTTACGCCCCCCTCGCGTCGCCCCTCTCGGGCGGCTCGAGGGCGACAACCCtagcccccgccgcctccccccttcctcccctccctcctcACCGCCGCCAGAGGCATCCGCCGGGCATGCCCGGGGCGTGgccaaggaaggtggcggcggggcctctgCTGCTCCGTTTCTCCAGCGGGGGGTGTCGGTATCCGGGGCGGCGGCCTCGTTCGGTGAGGCGCCACCGTCTCCTTGGCTGGTGGTGGCGCGGGTGTGGTCCGGTGGGCTTGGCTGCGCGGGCAGCAAGCTCTCCGACGGACGAGATCCGCGGCGCCGGCGGTGGGGCTTCTGGCCTCTTGCGGCTCCAGATCTGGCCGCCCCTTTCCCCTTCTGCTGCCCTGCGTGCTCCACCGCGTCAGATCTGGACCGGGTCGACTTGGTTCTCCGGTGCCTGGAGCTGGATGCGGTGTTGGTGGTGTGGAGCCTTGACCGGGAGAAATCCATGGCGGCGACGTCCATGGACGCCGttccccttcttggaggcgccaTTCAGGTCTTTTGCTCCACCCTCCCCTTCCCTTAGCATCCCGGGTGAAAACCCGAACTTTGTTGGGCGGCGACGGTGCTCCTGGCGCCGTTTGCTTCGTGAAGTCGTCGCCTTGGATGCTTTTTGGACTATGGGCACTGCGGCGTGGTGGTTGTCGGGCGGCGGTGACAGTGTGGCCCCAGTGGCGAAGCCGGCAGCATCGTTGCTCCTTCCTCCCTGGACACCCTGTTGTTGTCGGACCGGCATCTTTCTCCTCTCCAGAGGTCGTCAGTGGGCAGCGGTGATGCGGTGTCTCTGGTGAAGTTTCTTAGTCATGTAGGGTGTGCTCTGTTCCTACTCCTTCTGGTTGCATCCTTCCGTCCATGTTCTAGGGTGAGCAACCCCATATGTCGACGGTTCGGCGCCTTTCGAGccaggcgaggaggcaggggcctCCTTCGACAGTGGGAATGGATGAAGATGTTGTTCCAGGGCCTTGGTTGTTTGGTGCCGACATAGCCTATCCTCGACAGCGGGCGCTTCCCAGAGCCCCATTTCTTCTTCCCTGGTGATTCTTGTGTGGATGAGGGCCTCGCGTGCTTCAGCTTGTGCTTATCTTGTGCTATCTTACTAGCTGTAGTGAGTGAGGTTTTGAGAGCTGCCTACCAGCACCCTTGTATCTTGCCGTGTTCTTGTTTTTTTTGTTTGTTCGAGTTTGTATTGCTTTGGTTGtattcctggccggttgatggctttgttaattcaaagccgggctcccccttgagccttcgttccaaaaaaaaacattctgttttacctactgaaacGGAATGTTTCAGCAGTACGTATGGAACATATATAGCATGCATACGTGAAGGATAGGTTATGATTAAATGGCTGGGCAATAATTACTGAGCCGTGAGCCCATGAAAAAAAATGGTCTGGGAAGTTTGTAATAAAAAATATAATTTCTTGAAATATTGAAGTCCTTCTTGAATAAATCTTTTACAACAACAAAATAACATAACCAATTCTTGTTGTACCAGAAGTGACTCATACTATTTCAAATTGTGCCATGCTAACTGAGAGAAGTCCTTAGTTACATTATATCACATAGATGACTCAAAATGGTCAGGGCAGAGATCCCAGCAAAATCCATTTATGGGTCCAATTGCATTGTGACATTAGAATAATGCTCCTTCATTGATGAGTTGTACTGTACTGATGCTTCCTTTTGTTTCTCTTCTTTTTCATGCATTGATGATGCAGCACGCAACCCTCCCTCTAATAAAGGTATGTTGGTTTTTTTTTACTTCTCATCCCTAGATCCATTTTGAAGGTGGTTCCTGTAGTGCTGACAAGAACTTCATTTGGTCAGATCATATCGGTGGAGGATACAGATTCGCTCCATTCCATGGATGCAAATCAGACAGAACCATTGTGAGTGCATATCATAATATGGGCATTTGAATGTTTAAACCTCATTTTTCAAGTTAGTGCATTGGATGCGTTCTCATCTTCTTCTCATACAGAATTGTAACAGGTTCATTTGGGTATGTTCACATGCAGAATTATGGCCTACAGGTATGTTACTGTATTATGTGATCAGttagtagttttcttttatagatgaCAGAAGAGTTTTATTGCCTCCTGGCATCTCCATCGAAAAGATACATGCAGCAGTTAGTACATATGAACATCTGTTGATTGCCAAATACcgattttttttctcgaatacgcaggACAGAGATTACCAAATACCATTGCCTAAATTTGGTGATGGTCGACAGGAGCCGTAACATTTTTCCTTATTTTGTGGGGAAAGCCATAACATAACATATTATTAAAGTTCTCACCAAAAGCCAGAAAAACCGTTACACCATATATCTCTTTTCTCGTGGTAGTATTTCAATACCCTGGGTAAATGTAAAGGGTCTTCACAAAAAGCCCAAATTTGTATTGGCAAATATACCAttcttttctcttcttttattCACCTTAGACTAACAAATGGCTTATTTGTATTTTATATATCAACAGGAATCGGTAGGTTCGGTTGAAGCCTCAAGCTCGCAAATAGGTATCCTTCAGACTTATTTGTTAACACATGTGTCTCCTGCGGTGCACTGATATGCTAATTAGTTGATCATTCTCACTGCAGTTTGTGTTAAATTCATTACTCGAAAGAGATGGTTTCTGGCTGGGTCAAGTGATGGTTTTGTTCATGTGTACGAGTAtgaaaataaaatggaaaaaatcACGAGTTTCAAAGCTCACAATCTTGGTGTTCGTTCGCTAGCCATTCATCCGACCCAGCCGTATGTGCTGTCAGGATCTCGTGCACGAATAAGGCTTTGGGACTGGGACTGGAAGTGCATACGAACATTTGAAGAACACTGGGGCTATGTTTGTGG
Protein-coding regions in this window:
- the LOC123168506 gene encoding uncharacterized protein isoform X3, producing the protein MNCPEMANSHDEPEKKLQDSNGTPMCDLRDELEKKLQDSNGTPMCLRLEFLKAITCNFSTESELGRGGYGVVYKGVLQSGKIIAVKKLFEIHLLDDKTFQNEVTYLMETRHQNIVQFIGYCAESTFELMKQPNGNFIWAEIPKRLLCFEYVCNKSLDKYISDESSGLEWNIRYKLIKGICSGLQFLHDKCRIVHLDLKPENILMDSMMMPKITDFGLSRIFGEQQTRIVTAKPAGTRGYMAPEYLLQGVVSSKADIFSLGVIVIEIITGRRDYPLFQQDSPHSTATSCQHFVEKVLTSWRKKFKSASKYISMEKYSQQVELCIVIALACVDPVMEKRPTAKDIVQVLNAADQMEAREELPFEMQCKDRLLVLHTTISKELIPHSNSEDMFGKETDGKVGDVKKQQEGWSPTTPLSESSTCTQNHKQAVKESSTPEQANEKTNEMEAHEELTSNTLYTDKLLVQNTACKDLTPLSVTEDMFNYRIDGKVVDETTCEGFSPAPLLELSTNNQNYQEEEKESSKPQVASGTTPKIIAICSKLLDVHPPELNFPVEPNKLVTCSLHLTNRNNNQVVFRLMEKRYNWMCFLKLPLYGIVPPRSTYTLVVTTDKRGSLPTEREVDLILQTVISNEYITPYKRGHEWDNYFEKAKKVEKVVHTVPLKAIYSQKGKMSCEVEACEELPLDMQCTDKLVVNTLSNDLAPHSELVDEVKSDRGLSPTHLWESSIHNQNCLEGAQSAHDITTEIEMEAPEELPSDMQYTDKLLVLNTTKCKDLTMPSVTEDLFKNEIDGKVVDETSSQLSRKTCSRTHLLESSTVSQNYQEEVKATSEPQLASDTTAEVEACEEFPLDRQCTNKLVVSTASKDLAPHSVTEDLFINKTDGKLVGEVTSDEVLSDLQWGQAGVVGAPGLRRWVRVCPLPNNQQVQRHQAPSSPVAPVILCESNIGNGNYPEGAKDSNETHSAHDTTTETEVIPGSSTILDVCPLELHFSFQPNKLIPCSLELTNNTVENLVFVLKEKSDNKSSFLCLPLYGIVAPRSTYTLVVTINKHKNLPEERTIDLILQSSTIGDDSLCSDAKYICKERFKDVNELGNTVHKVSLKAVCASQGETTFEHATLPLIKIISVEDTDSLHSMDANQTEPLIVTGSFGYVHMQNYGLQESVGSVEASSSQIVCVKFITRKRWFLAGSSDGFVHVYEYENKMEKITSFKAHNLGVRSLAIHPTQPYVLSGSRARIRLWDWDWKCIRTFEEHWGYVCGVTFNSEDPNSFVSFTDSLKDHTIQVWSLDSTKYKYSLSGHSHNVRCLDFFTCDSRKYLVTGSLDKTAKIWDMQKNECARTLPHRSAVLSVVSHPNLPVLIAGTEDGHVYLWCSVNFRLKRVLNIHGRERVEGLACLAGSRRVAVAHNDALSVIEIGDEEHGGGEGKSEESVSAADWEILLDTNVESMHARKKEKAKKC